GAGAGGAAGTGGGTGTCGGCGTCACGACTGCACCCCGAGCCAGAAGCCGAGTGCGGCGTTGGTCTCGTCCTGCTCCGGGGCATCCTTGCCGGCCAGGTCGGAGAGCGTCCAGGCCACGCGTACGACCCGGTCGAGACCGCGGGCGGTGAGGGCGCCCGAGTCCAGGCAGGACGTCATGGGCTTCATGGCCTCGCTGGACGGACGGTAGTCGGAATGGAGGAGGGCCGAGGGGATCTCGGCGTTCGTACGCCAAGGGGTGCCGGCCAGCCGTTCGGCGGCTCGTTCGCGGGCCACGAACACGCGTTCGCCCACCGTCTTGCTCGTCTCCACGAACTGACGGTCGGCCAGGAGCTCGCGTCTGGACGAGCGGGCCACGGTGACCTTCATGTCGATGCGGTCGAGCAGCGGGCCGGAGAGCCTGCCCAGGTAGCGGCGCCTGATCGTGGGCGTGCACTTGCAGCTCTCGCCCTGGTCCTCCGACTGGGCGCAGGGGCAGGGATTGGCCGCCAGCACCAGCATGAACCTCGCCGGGAACGTGACCGAGCCCGCCGATCTGGAGACCGTCACGCGACCGGACTCCAGCGGCTGCCGCAGCGCGTCGAGCACATGGCGGGGGAACTCGGGGCCCTCGTCCAGGAAGAGCACGCCCCTGTGGGCGAGGGAGACCGCCCCAGGGCGCACGGTGGCGCTGCCGCCGCCGATGATCGCGGCCGACGTCGCCGTGTGGTGCGGGGCGACGAACGGGGGTCTGCTCATCATGGGGGCGTTAGGCGGCAGGACGCCCGCGACCGAGTGGATGGCCGTGACCTCCAGGGCATGGTCGAGCTCCAGGTCCGGCAGGAGGGTGGGCAGGCGCTCGGCCAGCATGGTCTTGCCGGTGCCCGGCGGGCCGAGCATCCACAGGTTGTGACCGCCTGCCGCGCACACCTCAAGGGCCCGGCGGGCGACCGGCTGCCCGACCACGTCCGCCAGGTCCACCGCCGGCTCGGTGGCGGGTCTGAGCGGCTCCGCGCACTCCTCGGCTCGCGACTCCGGGGCTTCCTCTCCCTTGCGCAGCCACTCCACGAGCTGACGCAGGTGGGACACCGGGACCACCTTGACGTTGGGCACCAGGCCGGCCTCGGCTGAGTTTCCGGAGGGGACGACGACCGTGACGTCCCCGTGCTCGGCCGCGCCGAGGATGGAGGGCAGCACGCCACGTACGGGCCGTATGCGGCCGTCGAGTCCGAGCTCGCCCAGGAAGAACGGCTCCGCGATGCGTTCGGCGGGAATCACTCCGGCGGCGCTCAGGATGGCCACGGCCACGGCCAGATCGAACTGCGAGCCTCGCTTGGGCAGGCTGGCCGGGAAGAGGCTGACGATGATGCGGGCGTCGGGCCAGGGGTAACTGCTGTTGACCGTGGCGGATCTGACCCGGTCGCGGGCCTCGCTGAGCGCCGTGTCGGGCAGGCCGATGAGGTGGATGCCTGCCAGGCCGTTGCCCACGTCGGCCTCGACCTCGACGATGCGGCCCGTGACTCCGATGACGGCTACGCTGCGGGTGCGGGCCACGGCCATCTAGATCGCCCCCCGTACGTGATTGAGGGCGAAGTCACCGGCGAAGCGCTCGAGGGCGATCACATCCACCCGCACGGCGGCGAACGTGCGCGACTGCGTGGCCAGCCAGGCGGCGGAGAGCATGCGCAGCCGGGCCAGCTTGGCCCGGCTCACGGACTCCAGGGCTGTGCCGTGGGATCTGCCTGATCGGGTTTTGACCTCGACGACGACCAGGTCGGGGCCGTCTTCGGCGATGATGTCGATCTCGCCGTGGCGGCAGCGCCAGTTACGGCCGATTATCTTCATCCCCTCGGCCTCCAGGTAGGTCACGGCTACCTGTTCGCCCTGTTTGCCGAGGTCCTGCTTCGCGGCCATGTGCCACCTCCGTCGGGTCCGCTCCTGGTCAGGCACTGACCTTCGCGGATGAGGGGTGGCGGAGAAGGGGCCGAACGGCGTTCTGGGGATGAAGGGTGGGGGTTACCACCCGGTTGTGGATATGCCCTGCCAGGACAGGACCTCCAGGCCGGCCGGTGCGGGCCGGCCTGGAGGTCATGATCACACGAGGTCGAACCGGTCCAGGTTCATGACCTTGACCCACGCCGCGACGAAGTCGTTCACGAACTTCTCCTTCGCGTCGTCGCTCGCGTAGACCTCAGCGAGCGCGCGCAGCTCGGAGTTCGACCCGAAGACCAGGTCGGCCCGGCTGCCGGTCCACTTGACCTCGCCCGTGGCGGCGTCGCGGCCCTCGAACGTGTTCGCGTCCTCGGACGTCGACTTCCACGTCGTGCCCAGGTCGAGCAGGTTGACGAAGAAGTCGTTGGTCAGGGCCCCGGGGGTCGTGGTGAAGACGCCGACCGGCGACTGCTGGTAGTTCGCGCCCAGGACGCGGAGCCCACCGACGAGGGCGGTCATCTCGGGGGCGCTCAGGGTCAGCAGGTTCGCCCGGTCGAGCAGCAGGTACTCGGCCGGCAGGCGGTTGCCCTTGCCGAGGTAGTTGCGGAACCCGTCGGCGGCCGGCTCGAGAGCGGCGAACGACTCCACGTCGGTCTCCTCCTGCGAGGCGTCCACGCGGCCCGGCGTGAAGGGCACCTGGACGTCGAAACCGGCGTCCTTGGCGGCCTTCTCGACGGCCGCGCCGCCGGCGAGGACGATCACGTCGGCGAGCGAGACCTGCCTGCCGCCCGTCTGGGCGCCGTTGAAGGCCTTCTGGATCCCCTCCAGGGTGCCCAGCACCGTCGCCAGCCGGTCGGGATCGTTGACCTCCCACCCGCTCTGCGGCTGGAGGCGGATGCGGGCGCCGTTGGCGCCGCCGCGCTTGTCGCTGCCGCGGAAGGACGAGGCCGACGCCCACGCGGTGGACACGAGCTCGGACACCGACAGGCCCGAGGCGAGGATCTGGCTCTTGAGCGAGGCGATGTCCTCGGCGTCGACGAGCTCGTGCGTCACCGCGGGGAGGGGGTCCTGCCACAGCAGCGTCTCGGCCGGGACCTCCGGGCCGAGGTAGCGCGCGACCGGGCCCATGTCGCGGTGGGTCAGCTTGAACCACGCGCGGGCGAAGGCGTCCGCGAACTCGTCGGGGTTCTCGAGGAAGCGCCGCGAGATCTGCTCGTAGACCGGGTCGAACCGGAGCGAGAGGTCGGTCGTCAGCATCGTCGGAGCGTGGCTCTTCGACGGGTCGTGCGCGTCGGGGACGGTGCCGGCCCCGGCGCCGTCCTTCGGCCGCCACTGGTGCGCGCCCGCGGGGCTCTTGAACAGCTCCCACTCGTAGCCGAACAGGATCTCGAAGAAGCTGTTGTCCCAGGTGATCGGGGTGTTCGTCCAGATGCCCTCGAGACCGCTGGTGATCGTGTCGGCGCCCTTGCCGGTGCCGAACGAGTTCCGCCAGCCGAAGCCCTGCTCCTCGATCGAGGCGGCCTCGGGGTCGGGGCCGACGTGGTCGGCCGGGCCCGCACCGTGGGTCTTGCCGAACGTGTGACCGCCCGCGATCAGGGCGACCGTCTCCTCGTCGTTCATCGCCATCCGGCGGAACGTCTCACGGATGTCACGGGCCGCGGCCAGCGGGTCCGGGTTGCCGTTGGGGCCCTCTGGGTTGACGTAGATGAGGCCCATCTGGACCGCGCCCAGAGGGCTCTCCAGCTCCCTGTCGCCGGTGTAGCGCTCGTCACCGAGCCAGGTGGTCTCGGGGCCCCAGTAGACGTCCTCGTCGGGCTCCCAGACGTCCGCACGGCCGCCGGCGAAGCCGAAGGTCTTGAAGCCCATCGACTCCAGGGCGACGTTGCCGGCCAGGATCATGAGGTCGGCCCACGAGAGCTTCTGGCCGTACTTCTTCTTGACCGGCCAGAGCAGCCGGCGGGCCTTGTCGAGGTTCCCGTTGTCCGGCCAGCTGTTGAGGGGCGCGAAGCGCTGCTGGCCGGCCCCGGCGCCGCCACGGCCGTCGCTGATCCGGTACGTGCCCGCGCTGTGCCACGCCATCCGGATGATGAACGGGCCGTAGTGCCCGAAGTCGGCCGGCCACCAGTCCTGCGAGGTCGTCAGCACCTCCGCGATGTCCCGCTTCACGGCCGGCAGGTCGAGGCCCTTGAACGCCTCCGCGTAGTCGAACTCCGCACCGAGGGGGTTGGCCACGGCGGGGTTCTTGGCGAGGATCTTCAGGTTGAGCCGCTCCGGCCACCACTGGCGGTTTCCACCGCCCTGAGTCGGGTGCGGGGCGCGCACGTGCGCGACCGGGCAACCGTCTCCGCCCTCCGTCTTCGCGTCTGTGACGATTGCGTCATGGTTTTCGGACATGGGAATCCCTCCGGCTATGCGGACACGAGCGCTCAGGAACTGAGGGCAGCGGAACAGTCGGGGCACAGGCCCCAGTAGATGACCTCGGCCTCGTCGATGGTGAAGCCGTGGTCGTTCGACGCGGTCAGGCAGGGCGCGTGGCCGACCGCGCAGTCGACGTCAGCGACGACGCCGCACGACCGGCACACGACGTGATGGTGGTTGTCCCCGACGCGTCCCTCGAACCGGGCCGGGCTGCCGGACGGTTCGATGCGGCGTACGAGCCCCGCCGCGGTGAGCGCGTGAAGGGCCTCGTACACGGCTTGAAGTGAGACGTGGCCTACGCGTTCGCGCACCCCGGAGGCGATCGCCTCGACATCGAGGTGGTCACCGTCCCGGACGGTCTCGAGCAGCGCGACGCGGGCGGCCGTCACCCGCAGGCCCGCTCCGCGCAGCTCCTCGGCGATGTTCGGAGAGCTGGGCGCGGTCATGACGCCGTACCTGACTTCATAAACGCGAATCATACAAGGGATTGAATGGTTCAAGTCTAGCGCCGCGCCGGGGTCCGGCCGTGGACGTGGCAGCGCCACGCCAGTAGGTGACCGTCCCTGTACGCAAAGCGACGGCAGCAGGACATGGCAGCGCAGGGGCCAGCATCAACAGGGCGAGCCCCAGGGCGAAAGTTCTGGGAGGCCGGAGCAGTCAGCCCGAGAAGCCCTCCTTGGGCATCTCCAGGTCCGCCTTGGCCAATTCCTCCACGTTCACGTCCTTGAACGTGACCACCCGCACGTTCTTGACGAATCGCGCCGGTCGATACATGTCCCACACCCAGGCGTCCTGCATCTTCACGTCGAAGAAGACATCGCCGTTCTCCGCGGTGCGGACGTCGAGATCGACCGAGTTGGTCAGGTAGAACCGCCGCTCAGTCTCCACCACGTATGTGAACAAACCGACGACATCCCGGTATTCGCGGTAAAGCTGCAGCTCCATCTCGGTTTCGTACTTTTCGAGATCCTCTGCGCTCATCGCGGTCCTCCTGTCGTACCGGTCCCCCGGTTTGCCTGGTCAGGCAACCCCGGCCCCCATTTCATTTTCACCCATCCCCCTCGCCACCGTGACGAAGGAGTAACGGTGATCAGGACACGGACCGTGCGTTTCCAGCGCCAGCCGGTGTCCTGGTGTGACATACCCCTTGTGCTCCGCGAAGCCGTACTGCGGGTAACGCTCGTCGAGCGTGACCATGAGGCGGTCTCGGGTCACCTTGGCCACGATCGACGCGGCCGCCACGCACGCGGCCACCTGATCCCCCTTCCACACGGCCAGCGACGGCGCCGGCAGCCCGGGCACCGGGAAGCCGTCCGTCAAGATGTACTCCGGATCACAGGGCAACTGCGCGACAGCGCGCCGCATTCCTGAAACGTTGCATTTGTGCAGACCTTTAGCGTCGATCTCCCCCGGCGAGATGATCACTATGCCGATGTGGGAGACGCGCAGAATCTGGTCGTAGAGGCGTTCGCGCACCGCCGGGCTCAGCAGCTTCGAGTCGCCGAGGCCGTCGATCTGCCTGCGCAGGATCACGGCCGCGACGACGAGCGGCCCCGCGCAGGCGCCGCGGCCGGCCTCGTCGACGCCCGCGATGGGGGTGAGGCCGCGGCGGGCGAGTGCCCGCTCATAGGCATAGAGCCCGGAATCGCGCCGGACGACACTCGGCCGAGGACGGAACGCAACTGTCATGACAGAGGCAGCGTACGCCCCATACGCCGCGAACCGCGACCGGAAGCGACCGCTACTTGACCTTGTCGAAGGTGTCAGGACGGGAGAAGAGATAGCCCCGCGACAGCGGCCAGTAACGCACCACGGCCTTGCCGATCACGTCGTTCTCCGAGATGAACCCGCCTCCGGGCTCGTCCATGTGGGCCCGCGAGTCGGCCGAGGCGCTGCGGTGGTCACCCATGAGCCAGAGCTTGCCCGCAGGCACCGTGACGTTGAACTTATCGCCGGAAGCGTAATCATTGGGGAAGAGGTAGGACTGCTCGTCCAGCGGGGTGCCGTTGACGGTGATGCGCTTCTTGGAGTCGCAGCACACCACCTTGTCGCCGCCGATGCCGATAACCCGCTTGATGGTGTCCTCGCCGGTGGTCCAGCCCTTGAACACCACGATGTCGCCGCGCTCGGGCTTGCCCGAGAGCTTGTTGACGAAGACCCGGTCGTTGATCAGCAGAGTGTTCTCCATCGACTCCGACGGAATGTAGAAAGAGCCGACCACGAACGCCTGCAGCAGCAGCGCGATGCCCACTCCGAGGACCAGCAGCAGGACGGTCTCGCGGAAACCACCCTTCTTCTTCTCTTTCCCCACACCCTCCGCCTTCTTGGTGACGGCCATCAACGCCTCCTCCTGCCCAACCAGCGGCGACGAACCAAGATCAAGGGTACGGCGAACGCGAACCCGGCGAGCATCGGCACGGAGTCACCGAGCGCCTGAAGCGCCGGTTGCGCGAACGTGGCGGGAATGTCGATCGAGGTCGCCCGGTTGAACGGCCAGACGATCACGAAGGCGCGCCCGACGACCTGACTCACGGGGATGGAGCCGCCACCGGCGTCACCGGTGTGGGAGCGGGAGTCGAGCGAGACCGACCGGTGGTCGCCCATCACCCACAGCCGCTCGTCCGGCACCTTGATGTCGAAGAACCTGTCGGACGGCACATTGCCCGGATAGAGATAGCTCTCCTCGTCGATGGGCGTGCCGTTGACCGTGATGCGTCCCTTGGAGTCGCAGCACTTGACGTGGTCGCCCCCGACGCCGATGACCCGCTTGATGTAGTCCTTCTCGCCGGGCACGAGGCCGAACGCCGTGCCGACCCACCGGAAGAACCCCGCGACCGGGTTGGACGGCTCCTCCATCTGGAACTCGCCGTCCCAGGAGTCGACGCCCGAGAACACCACCACGTCGCCGCGCTCGATGTCACGGGTGTGGTAGACCAGCTTGTTGACCAGGACCCTGTCGTTTTTCAGCAGGGTGTTCTCCATCGACTCCGATGGAATGTAGAAGGCCTGGACCACAAACGTCTTGATGATCAGGGCCAGCACCAGCGCGACAACGACAAGAACGGGAAGTTCTTTCCAGAACGACCCCTTCTTCTCATTTTTCCCATCTTTTGCCGGCTTCTGAGTCTCTTCGGCGACCACGTCCACCTCGTCCTCGACAGGGCGGCGCGCAGCGCCGTGCTCCTGGCTCTCGCTAGTCATCGCTGACGAGCCTAGATGATGCGTCGGCTCGACAAGCCCGGACCGACGTTACACCCATGCACGAGTCGCTCCGCATAAAGGAAACGGCCTGCAAAGCCGAATGGCCCGCGCGAAGGCGCGGGCCACCGAGAAAGACCAGGTTACTTCGCGGGCGTGGTCTCGCGCTTCTCGCGGATGCGGGCGGCCTTGCCGCGCAGGTCACGCATGTAGTAGAGCTTGGCGCGACGCACGTCGCCGCGGGTCACGAGCGCGATCTTCTCGATGACCGGGCTGTGCACGGGGAAGGTGCGCTCGACGCCGACGCCGTAGCTGACCTTGCGGACCGTGAAGGTCTCGCGGGCGCCGCTGCCCTGCCTGCGCAGCACGAAGCCCTTGAAGACCTGGATACGGGAGCGGTTTCCTTCGACGACTCGTACGTGGACCTCGAGCGTGTCACCGGGGCGGAAATCCGGCACGTCGCTGCGCAGGGTCGCCTTCTCGAGCTCCTGGATCTTCGTGTGCATGAGAGCTGTCCTCAAGTCCTCGTGAGCACGCGGAGGTCCACCCGGCCGTGGCTCGCGGCGGACGCGCTTGCTGATCTGGTGTGCCCGGGACGTTTCCCGGGCATGACGAACCAACCACATGAGGTTGGTAGCGATTCAGTTTGCCATATCTTCGCGCCCGACGCGAAACGAGAGCTCCTCCAGGAGCTTCCTGTCGTGCTTGTCGAGCGTCTCGGGGTCGAGCGCCGCCGCCAGCTCCGGCCTGTTCAGCACGGTACGGCGCAGCGCCTGATCCCGCCGCCATCTGGCGACTTTCCCGTGGTGCCCGGACAGCAGCACATCGGGCACCTCATGCCCCCGCCAGACGGGCGGCTTGGTGTAGACGGGTCCTTCGACCAGATTCCTCATGGAACCGGGCGCGAACGAGTCGTCCACGACCGACTGGGCGTTGCCGAGCACGCCGGGAAGCAGCCTTCCGACGGCCTCGACCATGACCAGCACCGCCACCTCGCCCCCGGCCAGCACGTAGTCGCCGATGCTGACCTCGTCCACGCGCAGCCGCGAGCCGTACTCGGCCATGACCCGCGAGTCGATGCCCTCGTACCGCCCGCACGCGAACAGCAGCCACGGCTCCCCCGCCAGCTCCTGCGCCAGCTCCTGCGTGAACGGCCGCCCGCTCGGCGTCGGCACGATCAGCCGCGGCGCGCCGTCGCCGATCACGTCGTCGACGGCCTCGCCCCACACCTCGGGCTTCATGACCATGCCGGGCCCCCCGCCGTAGGGGGTGTCGTCCACGGTCTTGTGCACGTCGTGGGCCCAGTCCCGGAGCTGGTGCACGCGTACGTCGAGCGTGCCGCGCTCTCGGGCCTTGCCGATCAGCGAGACGTCGAGCGGCGCGAAGTACTCGGGGAAGATCGTGATGATGTCGAGCCGCATCAGAGCAGGCCCTCTGGCGGGTCGACGATCAGCCGGCCCGCCGCCAGGTCGACCTCGGGCACCAGGACCTTGACGAACGGGATGAGCGCCTCGTCCGCCCCGCTCCGCCGCACCACCAGGAGGTCCTGGCCGTGGTGCAGGACGTCGGTGACCTCGCCCACGGGCTCGCCCGACGTGGTCTCCACCGCCAGCCCGATGAGCTCGTGATCGTGGAACTCGTCGGGGTCGTCAGACGGCACCACGTCGGCCGAGTCGATGACGAGCATGGTGCCCCGCAGCTCCTCCGCCGCGTCGCGGTCGTGGACGCCCTCGAACGCCAGCAGCAGCATGTCCTTGTGCCGGCGGCGGCCCTCGACGACGAGCGGCCCCCTGTCGCCGGGGTCCGTCGTGATCGACGCGCCCACGGCGAAGCGCAGCTCGGGATCGTCGGTGAGCACCTCGACGGTGACTTCACCGCGTACCCCATGTGGACGGCCGATCCGGCCGACGACCAGCTGCAACATGAACTCCTAACGCAAGCGCCCCCATCGGCCGTCAGAGCCGATGAGGGCGCGGAAACCTGACGCTAACGGACTGTTTCGTGCAGATCGAGCAGATCGACCCGCACGTACTTCCCGTCGGCCAGGGCGTTCACAACGGTGCGCAGCGCCTTGGCGGTGCGCCCGCCGCGTCCGATGACCTTGCCCAGGTCCTCGGGGTGCACCCGGACCTCCAGGACGCGCCCGCTGCGAATGCGGCGTGCGCGGACCCGGACATCGTCTGGATGTTCGACGATGCCCTTGACGAGGTGCTCGAGAGCCTCCTCGAGCACGTCAGGCCTCGCCCTCGGCCTGGGTCTCGGCGGGGGCCTCGGCCTCTTCCTTCTTCTTGGCCTTCTTCGGCGTGGTGGCGGCCGTGCCGGTGTCGCCACCGGACAGCGCCTCCTTGGCCGCGGCCTCGTAGAGGGCGTGACGGTCGGGCGCGGGCTCGGCGACCTTCAGGGGCGCCGGAGCGGCCTCGCCCTTGAACTTCTGCCAGTCACCGGTGAGCTTGAGCAGCTTGAGCACGGGCTCGGTCGGCTGCGCGCCGACACCCAGCCAGTAGGCCGCACGCTCAGCGTTGACCTCGATGCGCGAAGGGTTCTCCTTCGGGTGGTACAGGCCGATCTCCTCGATCGCCCGGCCGTCACGCTTGGTGCGGCTGTCAGCGACGACGATGCGGTATTGAGCGTTGCGGATCATTCCGAGCCGCTTGAGCTTGATCTTGACTGCCACTGGTGTGGTCTCTCCTGCATTCGAGCGTGGGTGAACGGCATCTCGCCGAGTGGGGCACGACGGGACGACGCTCCAGGGACAGGCGTGTCCGGCGGGAGGTGAGAGGGCACCCGCCTGGTCACGGTGTTCCAACATGTCATTGTGCCAGATCGACGGCACTGCCATCGACGTCCTGTACGGCGCGGCGCGCGGTCCGCGCCCGAACGCCTCTTGCCCGACGTCACGGACGTGGACACCGTCGGACGCAAGAGACCGACCCACGCGTGGCGGTCTGTGCGAAGGGCATGCCGCCAAGGTGCCACCGCTCGCGCAGCGGCCCGTGCAAGCGGCACGAGGCCGCCACCACAAGGCAGCCCCGCGCGGGAACGGCGCGTCCCCGGAAGGCGAAGCAGCCGGAAGGGCGGCCGCCGGGAGATGAAGGTCCCGGCGGCGGTTTACTTCTGCCCGGGCAGCCGGAGCTTGGACGGGTCGAAGCCCGGCGGCAGCTCCATGCCCGGCGGCAGCTTGCCACCGAGGTTGCCGAGCACGCCACCCTTCTTGGGCTCGTCGGCGGATGCGTCGGCGGGGGCCTTGCCGAGCGCGGCCTTGCGCGGGTCGCCGCTGACGCGCCGCCCCTTCTTGGCCTTCTTCTGCGCCTTGGCCGCCTTGCCACGACCGCCCGGCATGCCCGGGATGCCCATGCCGCCCGCCATCCGCTTCATCATCTTCTGTGCATCGAAGAAGCGGGTGACGAGGTTGCTCACGGCGGTGACCGAGACGCCGGAGCCGGCCGCGATGCGGGCCCGGCGCGAGCCGTTAATGATCTTGGGGTCCTGGCGCTCGCCGGGCGTCATCGAGCGGATGATGGCGGCGATGCGGTCGAGGTCGCGGTCGTCGATGGAGTTGAGCTGATCGCGCATCTGCCCCATGCCGGGCATCATGCCCAGCAGGTTTTTGATGGGCCCCATCTTCTGGACCATCATCATCTGCTCGAGGAAGTCCTCGAGCGTGAAGTTCTCGCCCGAGGTGAGCTTGCTCGCCATCTTGGCGGCCTGCTCCTCGTCGAACGTCTTCTGGGCCTGCTCGATCAGGGTGAGGATGTCACCCATGTCGAGGATGCGGGAGGCCATCCGGTCGGGGTGGAAGGCGTCGAAGTCTTCCAGCTTCTCGCCCATGGAGGCGAACATGATCGGCCGGCCCGTGATGTGCCGGACCGAGAGGGCGGCGCCACCCCGGGCGTCGCCGTCGAGCTTGGTCAGCACGACCCCGTCGAAGCCGACGCCGTCCATGAACGCCTGCGCCGTCGTGACGGCGTCCTGGCCGATCATGGCGTCGACCACGAACAGGACCTCGTCGGGCGAGACCGCGTCGCGGATGTCGGCGGCCTGCTTCATCATCTCCTGGTCGATGCCCAGGCGGCCGGCGGTGTCGATGATGACGATGTCGTGCTGCAGGCGCCTGGCCTCGTCGACCGACCTGCGGGAGACCTCGATCGGGTCGCCCACGCCGTTGCCCGGCTCGGGGGCGTAGACCGCGACCTGGGCGCGCTCGCCCACGACCTGGAGCTGCTGGACGGCGTTGGGGCGCTGCAGGTCGGCGGCGACGAGCAGGGGCGCGTGCCCCTGCTCGCGCAGCCACTTGGCGAGCTTGCCCGCCAGGGTCGTCTTACCCGAGCCCTGCAGACCCGCGAGCATGATGACGGTCGGCGGCGTCTTCGCCAGGCGGAGCCTGCGGGTCTCGCCGCCGAGGATCGCGATCAGCTCGTCATTGACGATCTTGACGACCTGCTGCGCCGGGTTGAGCGCCTGGGAGACCTCGGCGCCGCGGGCGCGCTCCTTGACCTGGGCGACGAACGCCTTGACCACCGGGAGAGCGACATCGGCCTCCAGCAGGGCGATGCGGATCTCGCGGGTGGTGGCGTCGATGTCGGCATCGGACAGCCGGCCTTTGGACCTGAGGGAGGAGAAGACCGATGTCAACCGGTCGGAAAGCGTCTCGAACACGTGGTTGGCCAGTCCTCGAAGCGAATGAACGTCTAAGACTCCAGCCTATCCGCTCCGTTAGCCGCTCCAGCCTGGCACGGCCATGCGGACTGTGAGAGCGTGCTCGACCAGGTTGATCAGCGCGCTCTTGACCGAGTCCTTGGAGCGGGCGTCGAGGCGCACCATCGGGATGTGCGGCGCCAGAGTGAGCGCGTCGCGCACCTCGGCGTCGCTGTGCCCGTAGACGCCGTCCCATCCGTTCACCCCCACGATGAACGGCAGCTGGGCCTCCTCGAAGTAGTCGATCGCCGGGAAGCTGTCCGCCAGACGCCGGGTGTCCACGAGCACGACCGCGCCGATCGCACCGCGGACCAGGTCGTCCCACATGAACCAGAACCGGTGCTGTCCGGGCGTGCCGAACAGATAGAGGATCAGGTCACGGTCGAGCGAGACCCGGCCGAAGTCCATGGCGACGGTCGTGGTCGACTTCAGCGGCGTCATGCCCAGGTCGTCGATGCCCTTGGAGGCGTCGGTCATGACGGCCTCCGTCGTCAACGGCATGATCTCCGACACCGCGCCGACGAACGTCGTCTTGCCCACCCCGAATCCGCCGGCGACCACGATCTTCGTCGAGGTCAAACCGGGGCTAGAGCCTGCGAAGTCCACTGAGCACCCTTTCCAGCAGGTTGACGTCCGGTCTACCCGCATCCAGCTGCGGCTGATGCACCCGAACCAGGCCTTCCGCCGCCATATCCGCGATCAGAACACGCACCACACCGAGCGGGATCCGCAGCAGCGCCGAGACCTCGGCCACCGACCTGACCTGCAGGCAAAGCTGGCTGATCGCTTTGTACTCGGGGGTGATGTGCGAGAACTCCCGGTGCTCGGCGGTCGCCGAGGACACCAGCGCCTCCATGGCCAGCTTGACCTTGGGCGCGGTACGCCCGCCGGTGACGGCATAGGGCCGTACCGGCGAGGCGGGGTCAGCGCTGGGAGGCGGTGTGGGAGGAGGCTGCCAGCTCGGCGGCGGAGGCTGCCAGCTCCCACTGTTCTGGGAGTCCCATGCACCGCTGTTATGGGAGTCCCAGCCGCCGCTGTTCCATCTGGGGTCTGTCACTTACATCACCTGGTCTGGCTGGCGCGCAGTTCGGCCCGCACAGCCGGAGTCAGCACCTGACCGGCGCGATCAACCATCAGCGTCATCTGGTACGCCACCAGCCCCATGTCACAGTCAGGGGACGCCAGCACCGCGAGGCACGAGCCGTCACTGATCGACATGGTGAGCATCAGGCCGTGCTGCATCTCCACGATCGTCTGGTTGACCGCGCCGCCCTCGAACACCCTGGCGGCGCCGTGC
This genomic interval from Nonomuraea helvata contains the following:
- a CDS encoding RNA-binding protein produces the protein MLEEALEHLVKGIVEHPDDVRVRARRIRSGRVLEVRVHPEDLGKVIGRGGRTAKALRTVVNALADGKYVRVDLLDLHETVR
- the lepB gene encoding signal peptidase I, giving the protein MAVTKKAEGVGKEKKKGGFRETVLLLVLGVGIALLLQAFVVGSFYIPSESMENTLLINDRVFVNKLSGKPERGDIVVFKGWTTGEDTIKRVIGIGGDKVVCCDSKKRITVNGTPLDEQSYLFPNDYASGDKFNVTVPAGKLWLMGDHRSASADSRAHMDEPGGGFISENDVIGKAVVRYWPLSRGYLFSRPDTFDKVK
- a CDS encoding GTP-binding protein produces the protein MTSTKIVVAGGFGVGKTTFVGAVSEIMPLTTEAVMTDASKGIDDLGMTPLKSTTTVAMDFGRVSLDRDLILYLFGTPGQHRFWFMWDDLVRGAIGAVVLVDTRRLADSFPAIDYFEEAQLPFIVGVNGWDGVYGHSDAEVRDALTLAPHIPMVRLDARSKDSVKSALINLVEHALTVRMAVPGWSG
- the ffh gene encoding signal recognition particle protein; this translates as MFETLSDRLTSVFSSLRSKGRLSDADIDATTREIRIALLEADVALPVVKAFVAQVKERARGAEVSQALNPAQQVVKIVNDELIAILGGETRRLRLAKTPPTVIMLAGLQGSGKTTLAGKLAKWLREQGHAPLLVAADLQRPNAVQQLQVVGERAQVAVYAPEPGNGVGDPIEVSRRSVDEARRLQHDIVIIDTAGRLGIDQEMMKQAADIRDAVSPDEVLFVVDAMIGQDAVTTAQAFMDGVGFDGVVLTKLDGDARGGAALSVRHITGRPIMFASMGEKLEDFDAFHPDRMASRILDMGDILTLIEQAQKTFDEEQAAKMASKLTSGENFTLEDFLEQMMMVQKMGPIKNLLGMMPGMGQMRDQLNSIDDRDLDRIAAIIRSMTPGERQDPKIINGSRRARIAAGSGVSVTAVSNLVTRFFDAQKMMKRMAGGMGIPGMPGGRGKAAKAQKKAKKGRRVSGDPRKAALGKAPADASADEPKKGGVLGNLGGKLPPGMELPPGFDPSKLRLPGQK
- the rimM gene encoding ribosome maturation factor RimM (Essential for efficient processing of 16S rRNA), producing the protein MQLVVGRIGRPHGVRGEVTVEVLTDDPELRFAVGASITTDPGDRGPLVVEGRRRHKDMLLLAFEGVHDRDAAEELRGTMLVIDSADVVPSDDPDEFHDHELIGLAVETTSGEPVGEVTDVLHHGQDLLVVRRSGADEALIPFVKVLVPEVDLAAGRLIVDPPEGLL
- the lepB gene encoding signal peptidase I, whose amino-acid sequence is MTSESQEHGAARRPVEDEVDVVAEETQKPAKDGKNEKKGSFWKELPVLVVVALVLALIIKTFVVQAFYIPSESMENTLLKNDRVLVNKLVYHTRDIERGDVVVFSGVDSWDGEFQMEEPSNPVAGFFRWVGTAFGLVPGEKDYIKRVIGVGGDHVKCCDSKGRITVNGTPIDEESYLYPGNVPSDRFFDIKVPDERLWVMGDHRSVSLDSRSHTGDAGGGSIPVSQVVGRAFVIVWPFNRATSIDIPATFAQPALQALGDSVPMLAGFAFAVPLILVRRRWLGRRRR
- the rplS gene encoding 50S ribosomal protein L19, with the translated sequence MHTKIQELEKATLRSDVPDFRPGDTLEVHVRVVEGNRSRIQVFKGFVLRRQGSGARETFTVRKVSYGVGVERTFPVHSPVIEKIALVTRGDVRRAKLYYMRDLRGKAARIREKRETTPAK
- the rpsP gene encoding 30S ribosomal protein S16; translated protein: MAVKIKLKRLGMIRNAQYRIVVADSRTKRDGRAIEEIGLYHPKENPSRIEVNAERAAYWLGVGAQPTEPVLKLLKLTGDWQKFKGEAAPAPLKVAEPAPDRHALYEAAAKEALSGGDTGTAATTPKKAKKKEEAEAPAETQAEGEA
- the trmD gene encoding tRNA (guanosine(37)-N1)-methyltransferase TrmD, with translation MRLDIITIFPEYFAPLDVSLIGKARERGTLDVRVHQLRDWAHDVHKTVDDTPYGGGPGMVMKPEVWGEAVDDVIGDGAPRLIVPTPSGRPFTQELAQELAGEPWLLFACGRYEGIDSRVMAEYGSRLRVDEVSIGDYVLAGGEVAVLVMVEAVGRLLPGVLGNAQSVVDDSFAPGSMRNLVEGPVYTKPPVWRGHEVPDVLLSGHHGKVARWRRDQALRRTVLNRPELAAALDPETLDKHDRKLLEELSFRVGREDMAN